Proteins encoded by one window of Candidatus Bathyarchaeota archaeon:
- a CDS encoding 4Fe-4S dicluster domain-containing protein gives MGKNIWIARDYLKCSGCRKCEIACSLFHEGKIWPEASRIRIFMLFPGLEVPHLCTQCDNYPCVNSCKFNALSINEKTGAVIVNKEACTACGVCINACPGKVPWLHPKEKYVLICDLCGGNPKCVEECHEGGWDALKIIPKTVLGFERKNYKLYAREPEDVTKELAKVIYGEEVS, from the coding sequence ATGGGTAAAAATATTTGGATTGCCCGAGATTATTTAAAATGTAGCGGATGCAGAAAATGTGAAATAGCATGTTCACTTTTTCATGAAGGGAAGATTTGGCCAGAAGCATCAAGAATTAGAATATTTATGTTATTTCCAGGATTAGAAGTACCTCATCTATGTACTCAATGTGATAATTATCCTTGTGTAAATTCATGCAAGTTTAATGCGCTTTCAATTAATGAGAAAACTGGTGCAGTTATTGTAAACAAAGAAGCTTGTACCGCATGTGGAGTTTGTATAAATGCCTGTCCAGGCAAAGTTCCATGGTTACACCCAAAGGAAAAATATGTTTTAATATGTGATCTTTGTGGTGGAAACCCTAAGTGTGTCGAAGAATGTCATGAAGGAGGGTGGGATGCTTTAAAAATAATACCGAAAACAGTTTTGGGTTTTGAAAGAAAAAATTATAAATTGTATGCTAGAGAACCTGAGGACGTTACTAAAGAATTAGCTAAAGTGATTTATGGGGAGGAAGTGAGTTAA
- a CDS encoding aminotransferase class I/II-fold pyridoxal phosphate-dependent enzyme, with protein MVEEYNRLVKEQLNWELKELQTASQPVCKVNGKDVLMLCANNYLNLSTHPKVVEAMVNATRKYGAGAGSDRSIAGNMSLHEELDKRIAKFKGAPASLTFQTGYMVNEGVIPQLCGKGDLYISDELNHGSIIDGVRLSHADRVVYKHRDVNDLARVLEEAEKHNPPYNHIWILTDGVFSMDGDIAPLPEIVKLAKEHGAGVYVDDAHGEGVLGENGRGIVNYFGLSRDEVHLEMGTFSKAFGVVGGHISCGSEEIRAFLYNKARTFLLSGALPPGIAAACIAAIDVLENEPERVKRLWRNREYFLKAVKDLGFDTGNTETPIIPIICGESEKAKEFARLLWEEGIFVLPIFYPMVPKGKARIRIQLCSEHNKEQLDKAIEALEKCGKKLGIIK; from the coding sequence GGAACTTAAAGAGCTTCAAACTGCAAGTCAACCTGTATGTAAAGTAAATGGAAAAGATGTTCTTATGCTATGCGCTAATAATTACTTAAATTTATCAACTCACCCTAAAGTTGTAGAAGCTATGGTAAATGCAACTAGAAAATATGGAGCAGGAGCTGGAAGTGATAGATCGATAGCAGGTAACATGAGTTTACACGAAGAATTAGATAAGCGTATAGCTAAATTTAAAGGTGCGCCCGCTTCATTAACTTTTCAAACAGGTTATATGGTTAATGAAGGGGTTATTCCACAGCTTTGTGGTAAAGGTGATCTTTATATTTCAGATGAACTTAATCATGGCAGCATAATTGATGGTGTTAGATTAAGTCATGCAGATCGCGTAGTATATAAACATAGAGATGTAAATGATTTAGCTAGAGTTTTAGAGGAGGCTGAAAAACATAACCCTCCATATAATCATATATGGATTTTAACAGATGGAGTATTCAGTATGGATGGAGATATAGCGCCTTTACCTGAAATCGTTAAGCTAGCTAAAGAACATGGAGCTGGAGTTTATGTTGACGATGCTCATGGTGAAGGTGTATTAGGTGAAAATGGAAGAGGAATTGTAAACTATTTTGGTCTTAGTCGTGATGAAGTTCATTTAGAAATGGGGACTTTTAGCAAAGCTTTTGGAGTAGTTGGAGGGCACATCTCATGTGGAAGCGAAGAAATTCGTGCCTTCCTTTACAATAAAGCTCGTACATTCTTGTTATCTGGTGCCCTTCCTCCAGGGATAGCAGCAGCTTGCATAGCTGCTATAGATGTTTTAGAAAATGAACCTGAAAGAGTTAAAAGACTTTGGAGGAATAGAGAATACTTTTTAAAAGCTGTAAAAGATTTAGGATTCGATACAGGCAATACTGAAACACCAATTATTCCAATAATTTGTGGAGAAAGTGAAAAAGCTAAAGAATTCGCTAGATTACTTTGGGAAGAAGGCATATTTGTTTTACCAATATTTTACCCTATGGTACCTAAAGGTAAAGCTAGAATAAGAATTCAATTATGTAGTGAACATAATAAAGAGCAGTTAGATAAAGCTATTGAAGCACTAGAAAAATGTGGCAAAAAACTTGGAATAATTAAATAG
- a CDS encoding metallophosphoesterase — MFTRIFYATDLHGSEKCFMKLLRAGEVYKPNVIIVGGDITGKMIIPIIKQSDGYYKVNYLGVDKILKNEEEIKRIEQLIKDGGNYPYLTNEKEIEELTINKGLVESLFLKLMVERVENWLKVAEEKLKNKNIKLFITPGNDDSLEIDTIFEKYNFINVMNPEGKVVEIDGYHEMISTGYSNVTPWKCPRDISEEELEKKIEIMISNVKNVKNAIFNFHCPPYDSGLDTAPKLNENFKPVTGADGFKMIPVGSIAVRKAIEKYQPLLGLHGHIHESRGVRVIGRTLCINPGSEYGEGILRGAIVNLEKDKVKGYMLTSG; from the coding sequence ATGTTTACTAGAATATTTTATGCTACAGATCTTCATGGTTCTGAGAAATGTTTTATGAAATTATTGAGAGCAGGAGAAGTTTATAAACCTAACGTTATTATCGTAGGGGGCGATATAACTGGAAAAATGATAATCCCTATAATTAAGCAAAGTGATGGATATTATAAGGTAAACTATCTTGGAGTCGATAAAATACTAAAAAATGAAGAAGAAATTAAAAGAATTGAACAATTGATTAAAGATGGAGGCAACTATCCATACTTAACAAATGAGAAAGAAATTGAGGAACTTACAATTAACAAAGGGTTAGTTGAGAGCTTATTTTTAAAACTAATGGTGGAAAGAGTAGAAAATTGGTTAAAAGTAGCTGAAGAAAAATTGAAAAATAAAAATATAAAATTGTTTATTACTCCAGGTAATGATGATAGCCTTGAAATAGATACTATCTTTGAAAAGTATAATTTTATAAATGTAATGAATCCAGAAGGGAAGGTTGTTGAAATAGACGGATATCATGAAATGATTAGTACTGGTTACTCTAATGTAACTCCATGGAAATGCCCACGTGATATTTCTGAGGAAGAATTAGAAAAAAAGATTGAGATTATGATCTCTAATGTTAAAAATGTTAAAAATGCTATATTCAATTTTCATTGTCCTCCATATGATTCAGGTTTAGATACAGCACCAAAGTTAAATGAAAACTTTAAACCAGTAACTGGTGCTGATGGATTTAAAATGATTCCAGTAGGATCTATAGCTGTTCGAAAAGCAATAGAAAAATATCAGCCATTACTTGGTTTACATGGCCATATACATGAGTCTAGAGGAGTACGAGTAATTGGTCGTACACTATGTATAAATCCTGGAAGTGAGTATGGAGAAGGAATACTTAGGGGAGCTATAGTAAACCTTGAAAAAGATAAAGTTAAAGGATATATGTTAACTTCGGGTTAA
- a CDS encoding NAD-dependent epimerase/dehydratase family protein, whose protein sequence is MTKILVTGACGQIGSELVPALRSIYGKDNVIATGHITKPTKKLRNSGPFYYLNIMDKEQLAKIVMDNDVDTIYHLASILSAIGEQNPQLCYEVNMNGFYNILEVTRKYKLKLITASSIAVFGQNAPKFNTPNDTIMFPETMYGITKVCEELLGNYYFKKYGVDFRCVRFPGIISSETKPGGGTTDYTVEMFYAAVEGKHYTCFVRKDTVLPIMYMPDAIKALINLAKVEESKLKHRVFNVNSMSFSAGELEEAIKKFIPTFSCEYKPDYRQIIADSWPKSLDDSIAREEWGWKPEFNDLNKVAEDMIKKLKQKFKLLQNIV, encoded by the coding sequence ATGACTAAAATACTTGTAACTGGTGCGTGCGGTCAAATTGGAAGCGAATTAGTTCCAGCGCTTAGAAGTATATATGGAAAAGATAATGTTATAGCTACAGGGCATATTACAAAACCAACTAAAAAGCTACGTAACTCTGGACCATTTTATTATTTAAATATTATGGATAAAGAACAATTAGCTAAAATAGTCATGGATAATGATGTTGATACAATATATCATTTAGCTTCAATTCTTTCAGCTATTGGTGAGCAAAACCCTCAATTATGCTATGAAGTTAACATGAATGGCTTTTACAATATTCTTGAAGTTACAAGAAAATATAAGTTAAAACTTATAACTGCAAGCTCTATAGCAGTATTTGGTCAAAATGCCCCTAAATTTAACACACCTAATGATACAATTATGTTTCCAGAAACTATGTATGGCATTACAAAAGTTTGCGAAGAATTATTGGGAAATTATTATTTTAAAAAATACGGTGTTGACTTCCGATGCGTAAGGTTTCCAGGAATAATCAGTAGCGAAACTAAACCTGGAGGTGGCACAACCGATTATACTGTTGAAATGTTTTATGCAGCTGTAGAGGGTAAACATTATACTTGTTTCGTAAGAAAAGATACAGTTCTCCCCATTATGTATATGCCTGATGCTATTAAAGCATTAATAAATTTAGCAAAAGTAGAAGAGTCAAAGTTGAAACATAGAGTTTTTAACGTTAACTCTATGAGTTTTTCTGCAGGAGAATTAGAAGAAGCTATCAAAAAGTTTATTCCCACATTCTCATGTGAATATAAACCAGATTATAGGCAAATTATAGCCGATTCTTGGCCTAAATCTTTAGATGATTCTATTGCTAGAGAAGAATGGGGTTGGAAACCAGAATTTAACGATCTTAACAAAGTTGCAGAAGACATGATTAAAAAGTTAAAACAAAAATTTAAACTTCTTCAAAATATAGTATAG
- a CDS encoding PLP-dependent lyase/thiolase has translation MFLTYPCWNTPLIKLEKESKEFGCKIYAKLELVNPTGSHKDRESVMVILNMKKKGYNKLACASSGNAAVSFSAYAYMVGFEAHIFIGSDIPNEKINLIKIFHPVIHRVKGNYLTAVKALKDFIKNNKHIYNANAGDCPERLIGNSYIGVEIAKIKPTIVICPTNNGTHFVGVGKGLLSKRTKAQMVAAIAPKTNIAHSIKGFYKLEEPKISELINETKGEIIEVSDDEIKDACISLAKQGIIAEPASAAPVAALRHLMFTKNDRICVTITSSGMKFPELMKKILNNRINNFNNLNG, from the coding sequence TTGTTTCTAACTTACCCCTGTTGGAATACACCTTTAATTAAACTTGAAAAAGAAAGCAAAGAATTTGGATGTAAAATTTATGCTAAATTAGAATTAGTGAATCCTACTGGAAGTCATAAAGATAGAGAAAGCGTTATGGTCATCTTAAATATGAAAAAGAAAGGATATAATAAACTTGCTTGTGCCAGCTCTGGAAATGCGGCTGTATCTTTTTCAGCTTATGCATACATGGTTGGTTTTGAAGCTCACATATTTATAGGCTCCGATATACCTAATGAAAAGATTAATCTTATAAAAATTTTCCATCCAGTAATTCATAGGGTTAAAGGGAATTATCTAACTGCTGTTAAAGCTCTAAAAGATTTTATAAAGAATAATAAACATATTTATAATGCTAATGCAGGAGATTGTCCTGAAAGATTAATTGGAAATAGTTACATAGGGGTGGAAATAGCAAAAATAAAACCAACAATAGTAATTTGCCCAACTAACAATGGAACACACTTTGTAGGTGTAGGTAAAGGTTTATTAAGCAAGAGAACAAAAGCACAAATGGTCGCAGCCATAGCACCTAAAACTAACATAGCCCATAGCATAAAAGGATTTTATAAACTCGAAGAACCGAAAATTTCTGAATTAATAAATGAGACTAAAGGGGAAATTATAGAGGTTTCAGACGACGAAATAAAAGATGCATGCATAAGTTTAGCAAAACAAGGGATTATTGCTGAACCTGCATCTGCAGCTCCAGTAGCAGCCTTAAGACATTTAATGTTTACTAAAAATGATAGAATATGTGTTACAATAACAAGCTCTGGAATGAAATTTCCAGAGTTAATGAAGAAAATTTTAAATAATAGAATTAACAATTTTAATAACTTAAATGGGTGA
- a CDS encoding aldehyde ferredoxin oxidoreductase — MYGYTGKLLEVDLSNKKINEIKIDEEILKQYIGGRGLAVKILWDRIGIKWDSINPFSPENILLILTGPLTGFFPGGRICISGKSPQSNGVVGSTVGGEFGIELKCAGYDGIIISGKAETPCYIFISDSYVEIKRASHIWGKGGKETLKTLLNEGRMMLQKNKLGKWREPAVLYIGPAGERKVRLAAVMSKLTHAAGYGGYGAVMGSKNLKAILVKGTGPLPEVFNIEEVNKLIKCACKECYENQALFRQWGTGYGGYYFGNVTSSEPIKNWQEEWHEEKSYSVTQFERFWVKRYWGDFGCPTTCLKISTFKMNSENIVSDNPDYELQAYLGTNLGIFNPVENIYLSSLIDELGLCGINTGNILGFVGELYEKGILTKEDLDGVELTWGNLNAFALLIKKIAYREDIGDILAEGIYRAALKLSEIKKKDLLKYTVQSKAIAIGAHGVRSGLDYTDKISYACSTQGGDHTSVAKLPLDHPNSELTVLFYDSGVVCWFNDWAIQKDLKWKFIKAVTGWDITEKKWYEELAPRILSIQRILLLIGGPDIKWIPLKDDENPQRFYEPLPSGPAKGRYVDRKKFEEERKEYYKALGWSEKGIPTSETLMKLGLNDVVQFLKQKINGFYLDSTS; from the coding sequence ATGTATGGTTACACCGGTAAATTACTAGAAGTGGATCTTTCAAATAAAAAAATAAATGAGATAAAAATTGATGAGGAAATTTTAAAGCAATATATAGGTGGGAGAGGTTTAGCGGTTAAAATTCTTTGGGATCGAATTGGCATCAAATGGGATTCGATAAATCCTTTTAGCCCAGAAAATATTTTATTGATTTTAACTGGGCCTTTAACAGGGTTTTTTCCTGGAGGAAGAATCTGTATTTCAGGCAAGTCGCCTCAAAGTAATGGAGTCGTCGGTTCTACAGTAGGAGGCGAATTTGGAATTGAACTTAAATGCGCAGGTTACGATGGAATAATAATCTCTGGAAAAGCTGAAACACCATGCTACATTTTTATTTCAGATTCTTATGTAGAGATTAAACGAGCAAGTCACATTTGGGGAAAAGGAGGAAAAGAAACACTAAAAACTCTTTTAAATGAAGGAAGAATGATGCTTCAAAAAAATAAATTAGGAAAATGGAGGGAACCTGCTGTTTTATATATAGGACCGGCTGGAGAACGAAAAGTTAGGTTGGCAGCAGTTATGAGTAAGTTAACTCACGCTGCTGGTTATGGCGGTTATGGAGCGGTTATGGGATCAAAAAATCTTAAAGCAATTTTAGTTAAAGGTACTGGACCACTTCCTGAAGTTTTCAATATAGAAGAGGTTAATAAACTTATTAAATGTGCTTGTAAGGAATGTTATGAAAATCAAGCATTATTTAGACAATGGGGCACAGGTTACGGTGGTTATTATTTTGGAAATGTTACAAGTTCTGAGCCTATTAAAAACTGGCAAGAGGAGTGGCATGAGGAGAAAAGTTACTCAGTTACTCAATTTGAAAGATTCTGGGTTAAACGTTACTGGGGAGATTTCGGTTGTCCAACTACATGTCTCAAAATTTCAACTTTCAAAATGAATTCCGAAAATATAGTAAGCGATAACCCTGATTATGAATTGCAAGCTTATCTTGGAACTAACTTAGGTATATTTAACCCGGTTGAAAACATATACTTATCTAGTTTAATTGATGAATTAGGGTTATGTGGAATAAACACAGGGAATATTTTAGGTTTTGTTGGAGAACTTTATGAAAAAGGTATTTTAACAAAAGAAGATTTAGATGGGGTAGAATTAACATGGGGAAATCTTAATGCATTTGCTTTATTAATTAAGAAGATAGCCTACAGAGAGGATATAGGGGATATTCTTGCAGAAGGTATTTATAGAGCTGCTTTAAAACTTTCAGAAATTAAAAAGAAAGATTTACTTAAATACACTGTTCAATCTAAAGCTATTGCAATAGGGGCTCATGGTGTGAGAAGCGGTTTGGATTATACAGATAAGATTTCCTATGCTTGCTCAACACAAGGGGGAGATCACACTTCAGTAGCTAAACTCCCTTTAGATCATCCAAATAGTGAATTGACGGTTTTATTTTATGATTCGGGCGTAGTTTGTTGGTTTAATGATTGGGCTATTCAAAAAGATTTAAAATGGAAATTTATTAAAGCGGTTACTGGTTGGGATATAACAGAGAAAAAATGGTATGAAGAGTTGGCACCAAGGATATTAAGTATTCAAAGAATCTTACTTTTAATCGGTGGTCCAGATATTAAATGGATTCCTTTAAAAGATGATGAAAATCCCCAAAGATTTTATGAACCTTTACCTTCTGGTCCAGCAAAAGGACGATATGTTGATAGAAAGAAGTTCGAAGAAGAAAGGAAAGAATACTATAAAGCTTTAGGTTGGAGTGAGAAAGGTATTCCAACAAGCGAAACTTTAATGAAACTTGGTTTAAATGATGTAGTTCAGTTTTTAAAGCAAAAAATAAATGGGTTTTATTTAGATTCTACTTCTTGA